Proteins encoded within one genomic window of Pecten maximus unplaced genomic scaffold, xPecMax1.1, whole genome shotgun sequence:
- the LOC117319637 gene encoding ankyrin repeat domain-containing protein 17-like isoform X1: protein MGGHTEIVKILLDKGADVDKSNALSGAATGGHTEIVKILLDKGADVDKSDALSEAAMGGHTEIVRMLLDKGADVNKSDALSEAATGGHTEIVRMLLDKGADVNKSDALSEAAMGGHTEIVRMLLDKGADVNKSDALSEAAMGGHTEIVRMLLDKGADVNKSDALSGAAMGGHTEIVKILLDKGADVDKSDALSEAAMGGHTEIVKILLDKGADVDKSDALSEAAMGGHTEIVKILLDKGADVNKVG, encoded by the exons ATGGGTGGTCACACAGAAATTGTTAAGATACTTCTGGATAAGGGAGCCGACGTAGATAAG TCAAATGCTTTGTCCGGAGCAGCTACGGGTGGTCACACAGAAATTGTTAAGATACTTCTGGATAAGGGAGCCGACGTAGATAAG TCGGATGCTTTGTCCGAAGCAGCTATGGGTGGTCACACAGAAATTGTTAGGATGCTCCTGGATAAGGGAGCCGACGTAAATAAG TCGGATGCTTTGTCCGAAGCAGCTACGGGTGGTCACACAGAAATTGTTAGGATGCTCCTGGATAAGGGAGCCGACGTAAATAAG TCAGATGCTTTGTCCGAAGCAGCTATGGGTGGTCACACAGAAATTGTTAGGATGCTCCTGGATAAGGGAGCCGACGTAAATAAG TCGGATGCTTTGTCCGAAGCAGCTATGGGTGGTCACACAGAAATTGTTAGGATGCTCCTGGATAAGGGAGCCGACGTAAATAAG TCAGATGCTTTGTCCGGTGCAGCTATGGGTGGTCACACAGAAATTGTTAAGATACTTCTGGATAAGGGAGCCGACGTAGATAAG TCAGATGCTTTGTCCGAAGCAGCTATGGGTGGTCACACAGAAATTGTTAAGATACTTCTGGATAAGGGAGCCGACGTAGATAAG TCGGATGCTTTGTCCGAAGCAGCTATGGGTGGTCACACAGAAATTGTTAAGATACTCCTGGATAAGGGAGCCGACGTAAATAAGGTTGGTTAA
- the LOC117319637 gene encoding ankyrin repeat domain-containing protein 50-like isoform X2, with the protein MGGHTEIVKILLDKGADVDKSNALSGAATGGHTEIVKILLDKGADVDKSDALSEAAMGGHTEIVRMLLDKGADVNKSDALSEAATGGHTEIVRMLLDKGADVNKSDALSEAAMGGHTEIVRMLLDKGADVNKSDALSEAAMGGHTEIVRMLLDKGADVNKSDALSEAAMGGHTEIVKILLDKGADVDKSDALSEAAMGGHTEIVKILLDKGADVNKVG; encoded by the exons ATGGGTGGTCACACAGAAATTGTTAAGATACTTCTGGATAAGGGAGCCGACGTAGATAAG TCAAATGCTTTGTCCGGAGCAGCTACGGGTGGTCACACAGAAATTGTTAAGATACTTCTGGATAAGGGAGCCGACGTAGATAAG TCGGATGCTTTGTCCGAAGCAGCTATGGGTGGTCACACAGAAATTGTTAGGATGCTCCTGGATAAGGGAGCCGACGTAAATAAG TCGGATGCTTTGTCCGAAGCAGCTACGGGTGGTCACACAGAAATTGTTAGGATGCTCCTGGATAAGGGAGCCGACGTAAATAAG TCAGATGCTTTGTCCGAAGCAGCTATGGGTGGTCACACAGAAATTGTTAGGATGCTCCTGGATAAGGGAGCCGACGTAAATAAG TCGGATGCTTTGTCCGAAGCAGCTATGGGTGGTCACACAGAAATTGTTAGGATGCTCCTGGATAAGGGAGCCGACGTAAATAAG TCAGATGCTTTGTCCGAAGCAGCTATGGGTGGTCACACAGAAATTGTTAAGATACTTCTGGATAAGGGAGCCGACGTAGATAAG TCGGATGCTTTGTCCGAAGCAGCTATGGGTGGTCACACAGAAATTGTTAAGATACTCCTGGATAAGGGAGCCGACGTAAATAAGGTTGGTTAA